The stretch of DNA TTCCGCCGGATCGTTCCTGGGCACATGCCAGCGGCATCGAAGACGCCTGGGAAAAACTGCTTCATTTTCGACAAGAATGGAATCGACACAGCCAGGAATGGGCCGACCGGCTTGACCGTAAGGGCAATCTCGCAAACAATCTGCAAATGTTCGTAAGAAAAATCCGTGAGGAAACTTCACGCTCTTGAGAGCCCAGGTTCCTCCCCATCAGACTGTGACCATCTTCCAGGAAATTGTTTCATGAGTGTTAAGCTGGCAGGCGACCTGCAGTCGGGCAATGTGGTGATCGTCGAAGGAAATCCCCTTGTTGTTTTGAAAGCCCAGTACAACAAGTCAGGTCGCAACGCTGCCGTTGTCAAACTGCGAATGAAGAACCTGTTGACCGGTCGCGTCTCCGAAACGGTCGTCAAAGCCGATGAAAAAATGGAACAGATCATTCTCGACAAGAAAGAATGTACCTATTCCTACTCAGCTCCACCGGTTCACGTGTTCGTCGATGGCGACTACAACCAGTACGAGATCGATGCCGAAACG from Planctopirus ephydatiae encodes:
- a CDS encoding elongation factor P encodes the protein MSVKLAGDLQSGNVVIVEGNPLVVLKAQYNKSGRNAAVVKLRMKNLLTGRVSETVVKADEKMEQIILDKKECTYSYSAPPVHVFVDGDYNQYEIDAETMADVEKYLMPEMTDVVEVTFYESKPISVVFPKVIIREVEYTEPVTRGDTSGKITKAAVLKHSKYELQVSAFVEIGDKIEIDTETGEFRRRC